A window of Castanea sativa cultivar Marrone di Chiusa Pesio chromosome 1, ASM4071231v1 contains these coding sequences:
- the LOC142621926 gene encoding UPF0496 protein At3g19330-like — translation MLQCLSLKSSSSSTTSSAAPPPPSQHSQGNSTEAVSPQPSPTNINFSREFTLAIQTNSFGLMRSKVLNLQLQLHEQNGEIQHHSHSHNPDHYQLLLSELLDPNKECVEEALLHAKTSPFTTLVKDYFDHSEKTTILCLLLHLSVIRARDLYSPLQTLLEVLNLDSSLSESQCNHIFTLFVEFDRLGNPFPSPDSHNFSQMHECYYELKPQLTRRLRKSCSRIRLIRHATTGSALCFICTAGGVDRKEVAGVAQLEAAFWGTYKLDEELVTMNCLVDNIRGAVDHHKSLIRFGLERGIEKHPIQEVMKSLQKDQDSFQRKLKDLEEHINLCFITINRARALLLQEIYPHQSSMSRDCRHRQGADLATNSHENFVYSPG, via the exons ATGCTTCAGTGTCTCTCACtcaaatcatcatcatcatcaacaacttCCTCTGCTGCACCACCGCCGCCGTCGCAGCATTCGCAAG GGAATTCCACGGAGGCCGTCTCACCTCAACCCTCACCCACTAACATCAACTTCAGTCGCGAATTCACCCTCGCTATCCAAACCAATTCCTTCGGCTTAATGCGTTCCAAAGTTCTCAAtttacaattacaattacacGAACAAAACGGTGAGATTCAGCatcacagccacagccacaacCCTGACCATTACCAGTTACTATTATCAGAGTTACTTGACCCCAACAAAGAATGCGTAGAAGAGGCACTTCTTCATGCCAAGACTAGCCCCTTCACCACTCTTGTCAAAGACTACTTTGATCATAGCGAAAAAACCACCATTCTCTGCCTTCTCTTACACCTTAGTGTCATTCGTGCACGTGACCTTTACTCTCCTCTTCAAACCCTCCTTGAAGTCCTTAATCTAGACTCTTCCCTCTCCGAATCCCAATGCAATCACATCTTCACCTTATTTGTTGAATTTGATCGCCTCGGCAACCCTTTTCCATCCCCTGACTCTCACAACTTCAGCCAAATGCACGAATGCTATTACGAGCTCAAACCACAGCTTACTCGCCGCCTCCGCAAATCCTGCTCTAGAATTCGCCTCATCCGCCACGCCACAACTGGGTCTGCCCTCTGTTTCATCTGCACTGCTGGAGGAGTTGATCGCAAAGAAGTTGCCGGTGTAGCGCAGCTTGAGGCTGCTTTTTGGGGCACTTATAAATTGGACGAGGAACTTGTCACCATGAACTGCCTCGTTGATAATATCAGAGGTGCAGTTGACCATCACAAGTCCCTCATTCGCTTTGGATTGGAGAGGGGCATCGAAAAGCATCCCATACAAGAGGTGATGAAAAGCCTCCAAAAAGACCAAGACAGTTTCCAGCGCAAGCTTAAAGATCTTGAGGAACATATAAACCTATGCTTTATCACCATCAATAGGGCCAGAGCTCTGCTCCTTCAGGAGATCTATCCTCATCAATCTT CTATGTCAAGAGATTGCAGGCACAGACAAGGAGCTGACTTGGCTACTAACTCTCATGAAAACTTTGTATACAGTCCGGGCTGA
- the LOC142627988 gene encoding rRNA-processing protein utp23 isoform X2 codes for MRVKKQKRHRKSVRFYTACFGFRQPFKVLCDGTFVHHLVSHAIKPADNALSNILSAPVKLFTTKCVIAELKGLGTSYSESLQAAHLLAPARCDHENSTSADACIKDIIGQNNSEHFFVASQDVDLRKSLQEIPGVPVIYGLRKALFLEPPSSFQREFVKNSEEKRMHMTELEYKMLRKRKNRPADEETNDSFDENDDSEDDNNGMGIVTKPKTARKGIDVKDKVQFKRKRAKGPNPLSCKKKKSQDKPNLVPVRH; via the exons atgagagTGAAAAAGCAGAAGCGACATAGGAAGAGTGTGAGGTTCTACACAGCATGCTTTGGGTTTAGACAGCCATTCAAGGTCTTATGTGACGGTACTTTTGTGCACCACCTTGTGTCCCATGCCATTAAACCTGCTGACAATGCCCTCTCCAACATTCTATCTGCCCCTGTCAAACTCTTCACTACcaa gtGTGTTATTGCTGAATTAAAAGGACTTGGTACCTCGTACTCTGAATCTCTTCAGGCTGCTCATCTCCTTGCTCCTGCCAG ATGTGATCATGAGAATAGTACAAGTGCGGATGCTTGCATCAAGGATATTATTGGACAAAATAATTCCGAGCACTTCTTTGTTGCTTCTCAAGACGTTGATCTGCGGAAGAGTTTGCAGGAG ATTCCAGGTGTTCCAGTCATATATGGTTTAAGAAAAGCCCTTTTCTTAGAGCCTCCATCTTCATTTCAACGCGAGTTTGTCAAAAACTCTGAAGAAAAACGCATGCATATGACTGAGTTGGAATATAAGATGTTACGGAAGAGGAAGAATAGGCCGGCTGATGAGGAAACAAATGATTCTTTCGATGAAAATGATGATTCAGAGGATGACAACAATGGGATGGGGATTGTAACAAAGCCAAAAACTGCAAGAAAAGGAATAGATGTGAAGGATAAAGTTCAATTTAAGAGAAAGAGGGCAAAG GGCCCAAACCCACTTTCatgcaagaagaagaagagccaAGACAAACCAAATCTTGTTCCAGTGAGG CATTGA
- the LOC142627988 gene encoding rRNA-processing protein utp23 isoform X1, protein MRVKKQKRHRKSVRFYTACFGFRQPFKVLCDGTFVHHLVSHAIKPADNALSNILSAPVKLFTTKCVIAELKGLGTSYSESLQAAHLLAPARCDHENSTSADACIKDIIGQNNSEHFFVASQDVDLRKSLQEIPGVPVIYGLRKALFLEPPSSFQREFVKNSEEKRMHMTELEYKMLRKRKNRPADEETNDSFDENDDSEDDNNGMGIVTKPKTARKGIDVKDKVQFKRKRAKGPNPLSCKKKKSQDKPNLVPVREKTDGENSMRSRSRQRKRTRKAKKKDGLV, encoded by the exons atgagagTGAAAAAGCAGAAGCGACATAGGAAGAGTGTGAGGTTCTACACAGCATGCTTTGGGTTTAGACAGCCATTCAAGGTCTTATGTGACGGTACTTTTGTGCACCACCTTGTGTCCCATGCCATTAAACCTGCTGACAATGCCCTCTCCAACATTCTATCTGCCCCTGTCAAACTCTTCACTACcaa gtGTGTTATTGCTGAATTAAAAGGACTTGGTACCTCGTACTCTGAATCTCTTCAGGCTGCTCATCTCCTTGCTCCTGCCAG ATGTGATCATGAGAATAGTACAAGTGCGGATGCTTGCATCAAGGATATTATTGGACAAAATAATTCCGAGCACTTCTTTGTTGCTTCTCAAGACGTTGATCTGCGGAAGAGTTTGCAGGAG ATTCCAGGTGTTCCAGTCATATATGGTTTAAGAAAAGCCCTTTTCTTAGAGCCTCCATCTTCATTTCAACGCGAGTTTGTCAAAAACTCTGAAGAAAAACGCATGCATATGACTGAGTTGGAATATAAGATGTTACGGAAGAGGAAGAATAGGCCGGCTGATGAGGAAACAAATGATTCTTTCGATGAAAATGATGATTCAGAGGATGACAACAATGGGATGGGGATTGTAACAAAGCCAAAAACTGCAAGAAAAGGAATAGATGTGAAGGATAAAGTTCAATTTAAGAGAAAGAGGGCAAAG GGCCCAAACCCACTTTCatgcaagaagaagaagagccaAGACAAACCAAATCTTGTTCCAGTGAGG GAAAAGACAGATGGCGAAAATTCTATGAGATCCAGGAGCAGGCAAAGGAAGAGAACACgcaaagcaaaaaagaaagatgggTTAGTGTAA